The Clostridium aceticum genomic interval TTAACAAAGCCAAAAAATTAAGAAAGAAACACATAAAAATCTTCCAAATATTCCAACAAAATATTGACATATGTCACAAATAAAGTATAATAAAAGTTAAAAGTGACATATGTCAAAAACTAATTGGAAAGAGGTGAAAAAATTATGCCTAGACCACGAAAATGGAGGAAAGTCTGTTGTTTGCCGGAGAGTGATCGATTTGGGCCGCTTGATGCTGTGAATAATGAGGAACATTTTGTTGTCATGACTATTGATGAGTATGAAACCATAAGACTGATTGACTTAAAAGGCTTCACGCAAGAAGAGTGTGCAGGTAAAATGAATATTGCACGGACAACTGTTCAGGGGATTTATAATGATGCTAGAAAAAAACTTGCAGAGTCACTAGTGAATGGTAAGGTGCTGAGGATTGAGGGGGGAGAGTATAAGCTTTGTGAAGGTATGGAAAAATCCTGTACATGTGGTGGATGCCGAGGACTTAGATGTGGCGAAGCCTTTGCGGAGGACGGTTTTGAGTAAATATAGTTTGATTATAGACTATATAAGAAACTTATCGGAAGAAGAAAAAATAAAAACTGGACAAAAACTCCCTTCTGTAAGATTGCTTGCAGATAAATTTCAATGTAGCACTTTAACAGCAGTTAGAGCCTATAAAGAGCTAGAGCAAGAACATTTTATATACTCTGTTCCTAAAAGCGGCTATTACTTGGTGTCGAAGCATGAAAAAAAAGAAGATCTAAGTAAATCTTCCATATACTTTTCTACAGTACTTCCAGATATACGTGTATTTTCTTATGATGAAATTCACCATTGTCTAAATCAAGTGATGGAAAGAGATAGGATGCAGTTATTCTCTTATGGAGAAATTCGAGGGTTGTCTTCTTTAATCGAAACCCTTATGAGGCATCTCCAAGACTATCAAATTTTTTGTAAATCTAATCAAATTGTAGTTACCTCAGGAGTACAGCAAGCTGTAAATATATTAGCTAATCTTCAATTTCCCAATGGAAAAAATACTATTCTAATGGAAAATCCTACATACGATAGAATGATTAAAAATTTGCAGTTATATTCAGCTAGAACCATAGGGATTAATAGAGATTTTAATGGGATTGATTTGGGTGCGTTAGAAAAAATTTTTCGAGAAGAAGATATCAAGTGCTTCTATATGGTACCCAGATTTCATGATCCAACCGGCGGTACTTATTCAATGGATCAAAAAAAAGAAATCTTAAGGTTAGCACAGAAGTACGATGTCTATATTTTAGAGGATGATTACTTTCCGGATTTGGATACCAATACCCGCAATGATCCCATCTATTCACTAGATAATACAAATAGGGTAATTTATCTAAAAACCTTCTCAAAAATCTTATTACCTGATCTAAGAATTGCAGCAGTAGTCTTACCGGAGATACTAATACCACAATTTTTAAAATATAAACAGTGTACGGATATTCGTACCTCCGTACTCCGCCAGGGGGCTTTAGATCTTTATATAAGTAATGGCATGTTTAAACGCTCAGTAACACGCTTAAGAAATATCTATAAAGATCGCATGGATTATTTAAAGGATATTTGTAGTAGTTTTGATAGTGAAATTTTAGACGTAAATATTCCAGATACTGGTTTTTTTCTTTCGATGCGATCTTCCAAGCCTATAGATTATGACATAATGCTATCTAAATTTAAAAAAGATGATATTATTATTAAAGATATTCGAGAAAGTTATTTACAAAAAAATCAAGCAGTAGATTTATTAAAAATTAGTATTTGTAAGACAGACAATAGTCAAATTAAAGAGGGCATTTTAAAAATATATAATTACTTCCTAAATCAAAGAACACTTCCAGCTAAAAGAAGCAAAGACTACGTTACCTAACTAAATAGTGGGGGAGATAACTTAGTGAAGTATTGGATAAAAGCAAACCTAGCTAATTAAATCTAGTAATATTTACATTTAAACGCTAGGTTTGTTTTTTTTATCCGAATTTTTGGTTAGGGTATAAGACCCTATGTACTTTCCGATGCTTCAATTGGCTGGAAGGAATTCACTGAGTTTATGCCTCTGCTTCTGCAAGTGATAATCCTAAAGCTTCACGCTTTTCTTCTATTCTTTCAATCATCTGCTGTGCTGCCTTATATGGATCAGGCTCAATATAAAATCTAGCTCCTACCACAGCCTCTGCTTTATTGGTCAACAGATCAACTACCGCGGCACTACCAGTTACAGGGGGAGCTACACCAAGCCAGGTATCGATACCGGATGTGACGACATAGGTTCCAATGGAAACCGCTTTTTCTGACATCCATTCTGGTGCTGCACCAACTACTGGCAAGGCACTCATATCTACATCTAACATTTCAGCTAGTTCAGCTACTAACATAAGTATACGACTGATATCAACACAAGAACCCATATGAAGTACCGGTGGTATATCTACAAGTTCACATACTGTTGCAAGGCCTTTTCCAGCAAACTTTCTGGCTTCCTTACTCATCAACCCTGCTTTTGCTGCTGCCTGTGCGGCACAACCTGTAGTTACAACAATAACATCATTTTTGATTAACTCCTTCATCAGTTCTATATGTCCGTAGTCATGTTTTACTTTAGGATTATTACATCCAACAACCCCTGCTGCTCCTCTTAATACACCAGCCTTAATAACATCTGCCAGTGGTTTTAAGGTTCCCATTGGGTCAATATGAGAATTCACTACTTTATCTAGCTGACTCTTTATAGATTCAACACTATATCCAACTATCGCTGGAGATTTTGTCTTAGGAATAAATACTTTTTCTTTGTCTCTATTTTTAAAGTTGAGAATAGCTTCTTTAACGATTTGTTTAGCAGATGCCAAAGCCTTTTCTTCTTCAAATTCTATATGGGTTGCACCTGAAATTTTGGCCTTTGGAGATGTGGTAATAAATTTAGTGTGATAGCACTTTGTAAGTGGTGAAAGAGCTGGAAATATACATTGAACATCCACGATGACAGCTTCTACTGCTCCTGTAATTACAGCAAGTTCTTGTTGAGCAAAATTTCCTGCTATCTTTACACCATGTCTCATAGTAACTTCATTAGCTGTACAGCACATACCAGATAAATTTATGCCTTTTGCTCCTACTTCTTTTGCCAGCTGTAATAGCTCTGGGTCTTCTACCGCTAAAACGATCATTTCAGATAAGGAAGGCTCATGTCCATGTACAATGATGTTTACCTGATCTTCTTCTAAAACCCCTAGATTTGCCTCTGTTTCTCTAGGCACAGGAGATCCAAACAATATGTCGCTAAACTCTGTACCGATCATAGAGCCTCCCCAGCCATCAGCAAGGGAAGCCCTCATTCCCTTATGTACTAAATCCTTTGCATCAGCACAACACCCTATATGGGTAGAGTGCATAATGGTTACGATTTCTTTATCTATAGCACCGGGTTTTAGTTTATTCTCATCCCAGACCTGCTTTCTTTGTTCAGGAACCCTTTCTAGAAGTCGTAAAGATCCAAAAGGTTTTCCAAATTCATTTAGTGCAACTTCGGCTACTTCATGGGCTATGTCATAAATATCTCTGTTTTCTGTCGCTACTTCCCATTCTTTAGCTAAGCTTAAAAGCTTTTTCTCATCCGCTATTTTATAATTACCGTCTCTCTTTGCCATATGTAAAACATGTGCTATATCTCTTCCGTGGTCAGAGTGGGTAGCTAGTCCACCGGCGATCATTCTGACTAAGTTTCTAGCAACAATAACATCTGCTGTGGCACCACAAATACCTTTTTGTGCCCCTTTACCTGCCGTAGGACTTATTCTACAAGGTCCCATGGCACATATTCTGCAACAAAGACCTTCTTCCCCAAACCCGCAAGGCGTTTTCATGATTTTTTTTCTATCCCATAGCGTTTCGATTCCTTCTTTTTCTGCCTTTATCACCAGCGCTTCTGTCGTAGGATCGATTGAAAAGTTTTTTTCTTCCATAGCAAATATCCCCCTTCAGCATTTGAAATGTAAATATCCCCTGATAAAATGATAGAATCCTATTCCACATAGAATATGCAGAATGATTGTTGCTTCTAGTATAATTATAAATGAAGCTTGTAATCAAGAATAAAAAAACTCATGTGTATTAATACAGATAAACTACAGTATTCAGGGTTGTGTACTCAGAATATTCTGTTGCATTAAAAGGAACTAAAGGGAGAGTTGGTTAGTATAATTATCAATAAAAATAAATAAAAATACAGAATTGACTCGCTATCTAAATAAAAATCAGTGTTTATACGAATCATGAGAGGAGAAAAATATGAGGACACTCTCTAAAAGGAGAGGTTGGTATTTGATTACTTATAAAGGAAGTGTATATCAAAGATTGTCGAATAAAAGACTTTTAATTTACAGAATTTAGTGATAAAATAAAGTTTAATAATTATAACCCTACTATAGATGTGCCTTTAAAGCTAAATTTTAATATACACGGTCTACGGTTTTGCCCAAAAACCATGGGCTGCAAATGTAACCCTTAGTATATTAAAAATTAAGTATAGGGGTACACATCTATAAAAGATATATATTTATTTAAAGTACTTATGAGGTTTGGGAAAATAAGGAGGGAAAACTATTGTTAGATCAAAAAAATGTTTCGTTTCTTTTAAGTGAATTAAAAGAAGCGAATAAAAATATGGCAAATGTTGTGAAAAGCATTGAACAAATCACATCACAGACAAAATTGTTGTCTCTAAATTCCGCTATTGAAGCTGCTAGAGCAGGGGAAGGGGGAAGAGGATTTTCAGTAGTAGCCCAAGAGATACAAAAACTTGCTGATAGAAGTTCGGAAGCCAATAAGAAGAGCAATATGCTGATAGGCAATATCCAGGAGAAGGCCAATGAGGTTATTGCTGTAAGGACAGCGGATTTAGCTTTTGATATTATAGATAAAATAGATAGAAACTTATTCGAAAGGAACTGTGATGTACAAGCTTGGGCAACCTTTCATTTTATTAAAAATGCATTGATAGAGAAGAGTAATGAAAATACTGAGGGTGCTATCAATTTAATCAACCGTATTCTTGATATTTATGAGGTTTATTATGATTTGTTTTTAGTAGACATCAATGGTGATATGGTTGCTACTGGCAGAGATAAAAGCCTAATAGGCACCAATAAAGCTCATACTGAATGGTTCAAAAATACAATAGAAAAAAATGATGTGTATGTAACAGATATGTACTATTCACAAGATGTAAAAGGATATACAATTTCTTATTCTTGTCCTGTAAGAGATGGAAATGGTAAAATCTTAGGGGTGTTTTCTACACGGTTTGACTGGAAGTTTATCTATGATATTATAGATAATGCAAAGATTAGTGAAAAGGGAAATATTTATGTGATCAATAAAGAAGGTGTTGTGATTGCTTCTAATGACAGAACACGGATATTAAAGGAGAATCTAAATCATTTTAAAGCGGTACAGGCAGTATTAAAGGGAGATGAATATGGGTATACCTTGGAGAAAGACAAAAGTGGCAGGATGCAGCTGATTGGTTATGCTCATACGAAGGGATATAATGCCTATAAGGGAAAACAGTGGTCAGTAATAGTGAATGAGCCAATGGAATAAAAATTATATTTTGAGTTCAGGGAAAAACATCTATCTAAGTAGAAAGGATAGATGTTTTTCTTCTAGGAAATAGATTCACTCCCTTACAATTTATAGAAACCATGTGCTATAATAATATTTAGATAAATACATAATTTTAATTCAATTTATGCTAGAAACTTCAAGAAGTACCATGGCAAAACTTAGAGAAAAAGGCAGAGTATTAAAGGAGTGGAAACTTTGAGGGAGAAAACGGGAGAAAAAATAGAGACAGTATTATTACAAGCGATGGATGATATGAAGAGGGATATGGAAAAACGACAAATAAAAAGAGAAAGCACTTTGTGGAGAAAGATAAATTTTCCATATACTTTCAAAGAGATGTTAATGTCTCTTACAAAGAATGAATTAACAGAAATTAGACAAAACTTGAAAATTCAGGGGGTAAGTGGCTTTAAAAAACAGCCATTAGTAGAAGTATTGAATGAAAAAATGTTTGAAGATTTTCCCATGGTTTTATGGAATTTAGATCGTGGGAGGTTTGAGTTAGTAAAAAAAGTTGTAGCTAATAATGGTGCTCTTTATAATACTTATTTAAGAAAACATCAAGTAGAGTATTACCGCAGTAGAGGGTTAGTATTTTCGGGAACAATAGAAGACAAAAAGGTATTAACAACGCCAAAAGAATTTGAGGAAGCGCTAAGAAGTATCGAAAATAATCAAGAGGTCCTTGATAAGTTAGAACGTAATGAAAAATGGATTCGTTTAACCTATGGCCTTTTATATTATTATGGTGTTTTAGACATACACATATTAATTCCTATGTTAGAGGAGTTAGCAAACTGTTCCATTATTGTACCAGAATATTTAGAGGTAATAGAAGACTCAATAGACTATTATAGACAAATCATAAGGGTTGATGGGGGATATTGCCACAAAAAAGTTTCTGATGTTGAAAAGCTTAAGGAAGAACAGAGACAAAGAACAGATTTAAACTACTATCCTTTTTCCTATGATGAAATATATGAAGCGGGGGGGATTGGATTTGTTGATAGGAATGATGCTTATGAGAGAATGATGAAACTCATTAAGGATCATTATAATATCATGCCTAATGAAGCTGGTAGTTTAGTGGAAGAGTGTATATATGCTATTCGAACTGGAGAATCCATTAACAACATAGCACAGTTTATTCAGCGACATTTGGAAGTACCTAATTTTGAAACAATGAAAAGGTTTACAGAAGAAATTATTTATCTTAATAACAATACAAGGCAGTGGATGATTAAAGGCTATACCCCTGAAGAGTTAGCTCAAAGAGAAAAGCCACATCTTATGCCTACGAGTTCTGCAGGTAATGGCGAAGTGTTTAATATCAAGACAAAAAAGAAAATTGGAAGAAACGATCCATGCCCTTGTGGAAGTGGAAAAAAGTACAAAAAATGTTGTGGATAGATAATACGGTATTATATCATAAAGGAGAAGACAAGATAAGTGGGTTGTCTGATGAATATAACTCTGCAAAGAAGTTACAAATTCTAAAATTATGCTAGGGGGGAAGGAAGATGTTGCAAGTTCGACAGGGATATAGTAATAATCCAGATATGGCCAGTGCTATTGAAGAAGTCATTCACCAGATTCAACAGCAGCAAGTTAAATTTGTTATATTTTTTTCAAGTATGAAGTATGATTTTCAGCAGGTTTCAAAGGAAATAAATGCAGCTTTTGAAGCTGCAGAAGTGATTGGAAGTACTTCTGCAGGTGAGATAGGAAAACAGGGTTTTTCTAATGAATCTCTTGTTGCTATGAGTATTTCATCTAGTGATTGGTATGCCTCCACAGCGGTTATTGAAAATATTCATTCAAAGCCTATGTTGTACAGAAAAAATGTTATACAAGCCTTCGAAAAAACTGGATTAAATCGAAGTGATCTTAACTTGTCTAAAAAAGCCTTTGGAATTTTACTAGTGGATGGTCTCCAGGCAGCAGAAGAAATGGTCTTATCTGTAATTCACTCTATTTTTGAAACAGATCAATTTCCTCTAGTTGGAGGAAGTGCAGGGGATGATCTAAAGTTTACCGAGACCTATGTAAGTGCTAATGGAAAAGTATACCATAATGCTGCTGTACTCACTTTTGTAAAAACAAGTCATCCCTTCTGTACTTATCGAGAAAATATCTTTGAACCTACGGAACATGCCTTGCTTATTACGAAGGCAGATATTCGAGGAAGAATTGTTTATGAGATGGATGGAATGCCTGCAGCAGAGGCTTATGCCTCAAAATTAGGTATCCCGACAGCAAGTCTAGCAGAGCAAATGGCACGTTATCCTATTGGGCGTATGTATGCTAAAAAAATCTGGATATCTACTCCCTTCAAAATATTAGAAAAGGGTGCTATTCAGTTTTATAGCCAAATTTTCCCTAACACCATGGTCACTATATTAAAACCTATAGATCCTGTTTTGGCGGCTGCTCAAACAGTAAAAAACATAAAAGACCAATTGCCAGAGGTGAAGGGCGTTATTGGATTTAACTGTATTGTAAGACTCCTTCAATTTGAAAAGGAGAAGGCCTGTGAAAAAGTTTATAAGGAACTATCTCATTTGGGAGAAGTGGTAGGGTTTACTACTTATGGAGAGCAATATGGGAAGGTGCATATTAACCAAACCCTTACTATGCTTGCATTTGGAGAATAGTATACGCCGCATAAATACTGAAGTTTGTATATTTAAGGGGGGCCAATCTTGTGAAATGGAAATTTTTTAATAAAGCAGCTAAAGAAAATCTAGAAGGCGATCATGCCAAAACTGTAGTAGTTCAGGAAGGCCTAGAAGACCAGGAGAATCAAGAACACCAGCAGGAACTATTAGAGGTTGTTGTGGATGTCACTAAGCTTATTCGAAAAACAATTGAAAAAACCAGTGAGACCAATGGTTTTATTGCTCAAAAAAATAATATCATGGTGCAAAATGTTATACAAGAAAGTGCAGCGCTTCAGCAAGCGGATGCTAATGTAAGCGAAGTAGTAGCCCATATAGAAAATATATCCCATGTTACTGGGGAAGTAGCCAAAACAACCAATGAGGCCTTTAATTTAGCAACCCAAGGCAATGATATTGTAGCTTCTCTAGGGGAACAAATGCAGGTGATTGATACCACCTTTAAACAATTTCTTGGAATTATAGATCTATTAAAAAGCAACTCAAAAGAAATTGAAGGTTTTACCAATACCATACAAACAATTTCATCACAGACAAACTTACTTTCCTTAAATGCTTCTATTGAAGCAGCACGTGCAGGTGAACATGGCAGAGGTTTTGCAGTGGTAGCAAATGAAGTAAAAAAGCTTTCTGAAGAAACGGTACAAGCCTCCAGTGAAATCAATCAAAAAATACAAACTATGACGAAAACCATGGAGGAGACTTATAGTAAGATTGAAAAAAG includes:
- a CDS encoding methyl-accepting chemotaxis protein, coding for MKWKFFNKAAKENLEGDHAKTVVVQEGLEDQENQEHQQELLEVVVDVTKLIRKTIEKTSETNGFIAQKNNIMVQNVIQESAALQQADANVSEVVAHIENISHVTGEVAKTTNEAFNLATQGNDIVASLGEQMQVIDTTFKQFLGIIDLLKSNSKEIEGFTNTIQTISSQTNLLSLNASIEAARAGEHGRGFAVVANEVKKLSEETVQASSEINQKIQTMTKTMEETYSKIEKSVEEISKGMEITNLTENIFDGMLKFQTQIKDKMNEIWSTTETNSNKIAMIAEIWHQISKHAMENAGSMEELADKNEEQTVHFIDLLSFVYQMEDILGDLKKEIVQDIKKNNNN
- the cooS gene encoding anaerobic carbon-monoxide dehydrogenase catalytic subunit; this translates as MEEKNFSIDPTTEALVIKAEKEGIETLWDRKKIMKTPCGFGEEGLCCRICAMGPCRISPTAGKGAQKGICGATADVIVARNLVRMIAGGLATHSDHGRDIAHVLHMAKRDGNYKIADEKKLLSLAKEWEVATENRDIYDIAHEVAEVALNEFGKPFGSLRLLERVPEQRKQVWDENKLKPGAIDKEIVTIMHSTHIGCCADAKDLVHKGMRASLADGWGGSMIGTEFSDILFGSPVPRETEANLGVLEEDQVNIIVHGHEPSLSEMIVLAVEDPELLQLAKEVGAKGINLSGMCCTANEVTMRHGVKIAGNFAQQELAVITGAVEAVIVDVQCIFPALSPLTKCYHTKFITTSPKAKISGATHIEFEEEKALASAKQIVKEAILNFKNRDKEKVFIPKTKSPAIVGYSVESIKSQLDKVVNSHIDPMGTLKPLADVIKAGVLRGAAGVVGCNNPKVKHDYGHIELMKELIKNDVIVVTTGCAAQAAAKAGLMSKEARKFAGKGLATVCELVDIPPVLHMGSCVDISRILMLVAELAEMLDVDMSALPVVGAAPEWMSEKAVSIGTYVVTSGIDTWLGVAPPVTGSAAVVDLLTNKAEAVVGARFYIEPDPYKAAQQMIERIEEKREALGLSLAEAEA
- a CDS encoding YecA family protein, producing the protein MREKTGEKIETVLLQAMDDMKRDMEKRQIKRESTLWRKINFPYTFKEMLMSLTKNELTEIRQNLKIQGVSGFKKQPLVEVLNEKMFEDFPMVLWNLDRGRFELVKKVVANNGALYNTYLRKHQVEYYRSRGLVFSGTIEDKKVLTTPKEFEEALRSIENNQEVLDKLERNEKWIRLTYGLLYYYGVLDIHILIPMLEELANCSIIVPEYLEVIEDSIDYYRQIIRVDGGYCHKKVSDVEKLKEEQRQRTDLNYYPFSYDEIYEAGGIGFVDRNDAYERMMKLIKDHYNIMPNEAGSLVEECIYAIRTGESINNIAQFIQRHLEVPNFETMKRFTEEIIYLNNNTRQWMIKGYTPEELAQREKPHLMPTSSAGNGEVFNIKTKKKIGRNDPCPCGSGKKYKKCCG
- a CDS encoding methyl-accepting chemotaxis protein, whose translation is MLDQKNVSFLLSELKEANKNMANVVKSIEQITSQTKLLSLNSAIEAARAGEGGRGFSVVAQEIQKLADRSSEANKKSNMLIGNIQEKANEVIAVRTADLAFDIIDKIDRNLFERNCDVQAWATFHFIKNALIEKSNENTEGAINLINRILDIYEVYYDLFLVDINGDMVATGRDKSLIGTNKAHTEWFKNTIEKNDVYVTDMYYSQDVKGYTISYSCPVRDGNGKILGVFSTRFDWKFIYDIIDNAKISEKGNIYVINKEGVVIASNDRTRILKENLNHFKAVQAVLKGDEYGYTLEKDKSGRMQLIGYAHTKGYNAYKGKQWSVIVNEPME
- a CDS encoding FIST signal transduction protein, with protein sequence MLQVRQGYSNNPDMASAIEEVIHQIQQQQVKFVIFFSSMKYDFQQVSKEINAAFEAAEVIGSTSAGEIGKQGFSNESLVAMSISSSDWYASTAVIENIHSKPMLYRKNVIQAFEKTGLNRSDLNLSKKAFGILLVDGLQAAEEMVLSVIHSIFETDQFPLVGGSAGDDLKFTETYVSANGKVYHNAAVLTFVKTSHPFCTYRENIFEPTEHALLITKADIRGRIVYEMDGMPAAEAYASKLGIPTASLAEQMARYPIGRMYAKKIWISTPFKILEKGAIQFYSQIFPNTMVTILKPIDPVLAAAQTVKNIKDQLPEVKGVIGFNCIVRLLQFEKEKACEKVYKELSHLGEVVGFTTYGEQYGKVHINQTLTMLAFGE
- a CDS encoding DUF134 domain-containing protein — protein: MPRPRKWRKVCCLPESDRFGPLDAVNNEEHFVVMTIDEYETIRLIDLKGFTQEECAGKMNIARTTVQGIYNDARKKLAESLVNGKVLRIEGGEYKLCEGMEKSCTCGGCRGLRCGEAFAEDGFE
- a CDS encoding PLP-dependent aminotransferase family protein, with the translated sequence MKVWKNPVHVVDAEDLDVAKPLRRTVLSKYSLIIDYIRNLSEEEKIKTGQKLPSVRLLADKFQCSTLTAVRAYKELEQEHFIYSVPKSGYYLVSKHEKKEDLSKSSIYFSTVLPDIRVFSYDEIHHCLNQVMERDRMQLFSYGEIRGLSSLIETLMRHLQDYQIFCKSNQIVVTSGVQQAVNILANLQFPNGKNTILMENPTYDRMIKNLQLYSARTIGINRDFNGIDLGALEKIFREEDIKCFYMVPRFHDPTGGTYSMDQKKEILRLAQKYDVYILEDDYFPDLDTNTRNDPIYSLDNTNRVIYLKTFSKILLPDLRIAAVVLPEILIPQFLKYKQCTDIRTSVLRQGALDLYISNGMFKRSVTRLRNIYKDRMDYLKDICSSFDSEILDVNIPDTGFFLSMRSSKPIDYDIMLSKFKKDDIIIKDIRESYLQKNQAVDLLKISICKTDNSQIKEGILKIYNYFLNQRTLPAKRSKDYVT